A genomic window from Micromonospora violae includes:
- a CDS encoding FAD-binding oxidoreductase: protein MAPTALLDDLRAALGDDAVLTDPDLLHLHQRDEADLCAAGTPLVVTRPRTTAQVVAVVQAAARHGVPVVPQGARTGLAGAANAVDGAVVLSTVAMTEIREIDPVSRIAVVQPGVVNAALAGAVAKQGLWYPPDPGSWESSTIGGNVATNAGGMCCVKYGVTTEYVLGLEVVLASGEVLRTGRRTAKGVAGYDLTRLFVGSEGTLGVITEVTVALRPAPADSLTLVAVFPSTATAGAAVAEIAARGLTPSLLELLDQTHLRAIEAYQPMGLRTEAQALLLAAADTGTRAADDLAALAEVCEAVGADEVYAATDALEAAALLQARRLAHPAMEKFAADAYPGGNGGLVIDDVAVPRGALAALLDGVARIAAECEVPIGVVGHAGDGNMHPNIVVDRADPASVQRGRRAFDEIMRLGLDLGGTCTGEHGVGLLKRDWLAQEIGPVGVRVHQAIKSALDPAGLLNPGKVL from the coding sequence ATGGCCCCCACCGCGCTCCTCGACGACCTGCGCGCCGCGCTCGGTGACGACGCCGTGCTCACCGACCCGGACCTGCTGCACCTGCACCAGCGGGACGAGGCCGACCTGTGCGCCGCCGGCACCCCGCTGGTGGTGACTCGGCCACGCACCACCGCGCAGGTGGTCGCCGTGGTCCAGGCCGCAGCGCGGCACGGCGTACCGGTGGTGCCGCAGGGCGCGCGGACCGGGCTGGCGGGCGCGGCGAACGCGGTGGACGGCGCGGTGGTGCTCAGCACCGTCGCGATGACCGAGATCCGGGAGATCGACCCGGTGAGCCGGATCGCGGTGGTCCAGCCCGGGGTGGTCAACGCGGCGCTGGCCGGTGCAGTGGCGAAGCAGGGCCTCTGGTACCCGCCGGATCCCGGCTCGTGGGAGTCGTCGACGATCGGCGGCAACGTGGCCACCAACGCCGGCGGCATGTGCTGTGTGAAGTACGGCGTGACCACCGAGTACGTGCTCGGCCTGGAGGTGGTGCTCGCCTCCGGCGAGGTGCTGCGCACCGGGCGGCGTACGGCCAAGGGGGTGGCCGGCTACGACCTGACCCGGCTGTTCGTCGGTTCAGAGGGCACCCTCGGCGTGATCACCGAGGTGACCGTGGCGCTGCGGCCCGCCCCGGCCGACTCGCTGACCCTGGTGGCGGTCTTCCCCTCCACCGCCACGGCCGGCGCGGCGGTGGCCGAGATCGCGGCTCGCGGGCTCACCCCCAGTCTGCTGGAACTGCTGGACCAGACCCACCTGCGGGCGATCGAGGCGTACCAGCCGATGGGGTTGCGGACCGAGGCGCAGGCCCTGTTGCTGGCCGCCGCCGACACCGGCACCCGGGCGGCGGACGACCTGGCCGCGCTGGCCGAGGTGTGCGAGGCCGTCGGCGCCGATGAGGTCTACGCGGCCACCGACGCGCTGGAGGCGGCGGCGCTGCTACAGGCTCGCCGGCTGGCTCACCCGGCGATGGAGAAGTTCGCGGCGGACGCCTACCCGGGCGGCAACGGTGGTCTGGTGATTGACGATGTGGCGGTGCCGCGCGGCGCACTGGCCGCGCTCCTGGACGGGGTAGCCCGGATCGCGGCCGAGTGCGAGGTGCCGATCGGCGTGGTGGGGCACGCCGGAGACGGCAACATGCACCCGAACATCGTGGTCGACCGGGCTGACCCGGCGAGCGTGCAGCGGGGCCGGCGGGCGTTCGACGAGATCATGCGGCTCGGCCTGGACCTGGGCGGCACGTGCACCGGCGAGCACGGGGTGGGCCTGCTCAAGCGGGACTGGCTGGCCCAGGAGATCGGACCGGTCGGCGTCCGGGTGCATCAGGCGATCAAGTCGGCGCTCGACCCGGCCGGCCTGCTCAACCCGGGCAAGGTGCTCTGA
- a CDS encoding glycerol-3-phosphate dehydrogenase/oxidase, with translation MSRSVAGQLSPVRRVSDLRRLRAERFDVLVIGGGVTGAGAALDAASRGLKVALVEARDLAAGTSSRSSKLIHGGLRYLEQLEFHLVHEALTERGLLATRLAPHLVRPVPIMVPLPAGRGLRDLPARLFRRSYYGAGVAAYDAFAGVFGGGRGMPLHRHLTREGARRVFPSLRADALAGAIRYYDGQVDDARLVVTLARTAASLGATVVSSARAVGLIRQAREVTGVRVRDLEAPPGSPDAEFEVQARTVIAATGVWSDDMSRMLNDVGLRPGVRVRASKGVHLVVPRSAITGETGLILRTASSVLFVIPWGGHWIIGTTDTDWRLDRSHPAASARDIDYLLEQVNTVLDRPLTTADIEGVYAGLRPLLAGEADSTSKLSREHAVFEPMLGLLLVAGGKYTTYRVMASDVVDRAARRLGGARPSRTADLPLLGADGYPAMWRDRADLARRHGVPVGVVEHLLERYGTLTLDLLALVDADPLLGSPLAGAPEYLAAEVAYAARAEGALHLEDVLTRRTRISFETSHRGLESAEHAAELMGAVLGWDAATREREVAHYRARVEAERQSQLMPDDAAADAARLDAPDVRGYPADRGGDDDQAELRPSAR, from the coding sequence ATCTCCCGATCCGTCGCCGGTCAGCTCTCACCGGTCCGCCGTGTGTCCGACCTGCGTCGACTGCGTGCCGAGCGCTTCGACGTGCTGGTCATCGGTGGTGGGGTGACCGGTGCCGGCGCCGCCCTGGACGCGGCGTCCCGGGGCCTGAAGGTGGCGCTGGTCGAGGCGCGTGACCTGGCCGCCGGAACGTCCAGCCGGTCCAGCAAACTCATCCACGGTGGCCTGCGTTACCTGGAGCAGTTGGAGTTTCACCTGGTCCACGAGGCGCTCACCGAGCGGGGCCTGCTGGCCACCCGGCTCGCGCCGCACCTGGTCCGCCCGGTGCCGATCATGGTGCCGCTGCCGGCCGGGCGGGGTCTGCGGGACCTGCCGGCCCGGCTCTTCCGCCGCTCGTACTACGGGGCCGGGGTGGCCGCCTACGACGCCTTCGCCGGGGTCTTCGGCGGTGGCCGGGGCATGCCCCTGCACCGGCACCTGACCCGGGAGGGTGCTCGGCGGGTCTTCCCGAGTCTGCGGGCCGACGCGCTGGCCGGGGCGATCCGCTACTACGACGGGCAGGTGGACGACGCCCGGCTGGTGGTCACCCTGGCCCGCACCGCGGCCAGCCTCGGGGCCACGGTGGTGAGCAGTGCCCGTGCCGTGGGGCTGATCCGGCAGGCGCGCGAGGTGACGGGCGTCCGTGTCCGGGATCTGGAAGCCCCGCCGGGCTCGCCGGACGCGGAGTTCGAGGTGCAGGCCCGCACCGTCATCGCGGCCACCGGTGTGTGGAGCGACGACATGTCCCGGATGCTCAACGACGTGGGTCTGCGGCCCGGCGTCCGGGTGCGCGCGTCCAAGGGGGTGCACCTGGTGGTGCCCCGTTCCGCGATCACCGGCGAGACGGGGCTCATCCTGCGTACGGCGAGTTCGGTGCTCTTCGTCATTCCGTGGGGCGGGCACTGGATCATCGGCACCACGGACACCGACTGGCGGTTGGACCGTTCCCACCCGGCCGCCTCGGCCCGCGACATCGACTACCTCCTTGAGCAGGTCAACACGGTGCTGGACCGGCCGCTGACCACCGCCGACATCGAGGGGGTGTACGCGGGGCTGCGGCCGTTGCTGGCCGGTGAGGCCGATTCGACCTCGAAGCTGTCCCGTGAGCACGCGGTGTTCGAGCCGATGCTCGGGTTGCTGCTGGTCGCCGGCGGCAAGTACACGACGTACCGGGTGATGGCGTCGGACGTGGTGGACCGGGCTGCCCGCCGGCTCGGGGGCGCGCGCCCGTCGCGCACCGCCGACCTGCCGCTGCTCGGTGCTGACGGGTACCCGGCGATGTGGCGGGACCGGGCCGACCTGGCCCGCCGGCACGGTGTGCCGGTGGGCGTGGTGGAGCACCTGTTGGAGCGGTACGGCACCCTCACGCTGGACCTGTTGGCGCTTGTCGACGCCGATCCGCTGCTGGGGTCCCCGCTGGCTGGTGCTCCGGAGTATCTGGCGGCGGAGGTCGCGTACGCGGCGCGGGCCGAGGGTGCGTTGCACCTGGAGGACGTGTTGACCCGGCGCACCCGGATCTCGTTCGAGACCAGTCATCGGGGGTTGGAGTCGGCGGAGCACGCCGCCGAACTGATGGGCGCGGTGCTCGGCTGGGATGCGGCGACCCGGGAACGCGAGGTCGCGCACTACCGCGCCCGGGTGGAGGCGGAGCGGCAGTCCCAGTTGATGCCGGACGACGCGGCGGCGGACGCGGCCCGACTGGACGCTCCGGACGTCCGGGGTTACCCGGCCGATCGGGGTGGCGACGACGATCAGGCGGAGCTGCGCCCATCCGCTAGATGA
- a CDS encoding IS30 family transposase yields the protein MASRLSPLEREQIGLGRAAGESLRSIARRLGRSVSTISREVGRFERYGQRYQPLMAQWASFLRHNRSGRVPRLAVDGPLRQVVLDMLRRRRSPQQISARLRTQFPDTPEMWVSHETIYQAIYLQARGNLRADLTRQMALRSGRAARRRRPASAGAVRSARPWVNLRIADRPAEVADRAVPGHWEGDLLEGVRRGGRGGSAIATLVERATRFVILVGLPEGKVSEHVVSQLATAMTWLPQRLRASLTWDQGVEMARHRDFTIATDCPVYFCDPHSPWQRGSNENTNGLLRQYFPKGQFDFTTIDQAGLDHVADELNDRPRMTLGWATPGEKMTQLLGVATTG from the coding sequence ATGGCGTCGAGGTTGAGCCCGCTGGAGCGGGAGCAGATTGGGTTGGGTCGGGCTGCGGGTGAGTCGTTGCGGTCGATCGCGCGAAGGTTGGGGCGGTCGGTGTCGACGATCTCGCGGGAGGTGGGTCGGTTCGAGCGCTATGGGCAGCGGTATCAGCCGTTGATGGCGCAGTGGGCGTCGTTTCTGCGGCATAACCGGTCCGGGCGGGTGCCGCGGTTGGCTGTTGACGGGCCGTTGCGTCAGGTGGTGCTGGATATGCTGCGACGACGTCGTTCGCCGCAGCAGATCAGTGCCCGGCTGCGGACGCAGTTCCCGGACACGCCGGAGATGTGGGTGTCGCACGAGACGATTTACCAGGCGATCTACCTGCAGGCGCGGGGCAATCTGCGTGCGGACTTGACGCGGCAGATGGCGTTGCGCTCGGGTCGGGCCGCCCGCCGCCGCCGGCCGGCGAGCGCCGGGGCGGTGCGTTCAGCTAGGCCCTGGGTGAACCTGCGCATCGCTGACCGGCCAGCCGAGGTCGCTGACCGGGCGGTGCCGGGGCATTGGGAGGGTGACCTGCTCGAAGGGGTCCGTCGGGGTGGGCGCGGTGGTTCCGCGATCGCCACGTTGGTGGAACGCGCTACCCGGTTCGTGATCCTGGTCGGGCTGCCCGAGGGCAAGGTCTCCGAACACGTCGTGTCCCAGCTGGCCACCGCGATGACCTGGCTCCCACAACGGTTGAGGGCCTCGCTGACCTGGGACCAGGGCGTCGAGATGGCCCGCCACCGTGACTTCACCATCGCCACCGACTGCCCGGTCTACTTCTGCGACCCCCACAGCCCCTGGCAACGCGGCAGCAACGAGAACACCAACGGGCTGCTGCGCCAGTACTTCCCCAAGGGCCAATTCGACTTCACCACCATCGACCAGGCCGGCCTCGACCACGTCGCCGACGAACTCAACGACCGCCCCCGCATGACCCTGGGCTGGGCCACCCCAGGTGAGAAGATGACCCAGCTACTCGGTGTTGCAACCACCGGTTGA